A region of uncultured Desulfobacter sp. DNA encodes the following proteins:
- a CDS encoding type II secretion system protein codes for MKINNQKGFSLVEVIIVLIITGIMGSYLITFVQSSTQNSIEPILMTNERANLQEEMEKITQEYKKRLKAGNFSLADFKTGYVDGRSLVLASETSYVKFKTGEDAMLLVTLQSGNQKIWSLFAE; via the coding sequence ATGAAGATTAATAATCAAAAAGGATTTTCTCTGGTTGAAGTTATAATAGTACTTATTATTACAGGTATTATGGGATCATATTTAATTACCTTTGTACAATCGAGCACACAAAACTCGATTGAACCGATTCTTATGACCAATGAAAGGGCCAATCTCCAGGAGGAGATGGAGAAAATAACCCAGGAATATAAAAAACGGCTCAAGGCAGGCAATTTTTCCCTTGCTGATTTTAAAACAGGCTATGTGGATGGACGTTCCCTGGTGCTGGCCTCGGAAACAAGCTATGTCAAGTTCAAAACAGGAGAAGACGCAATGCTGCTGGTCACCCTTCAATCCGGCAATCAAAAAATATGGTCCCTGTTTGCCGAATAA
- a CDS encoding prepilin-type N-terminal cleavage/methylation domain-containing protein, translating into MPNEKGFTLIEIIATLVIMGFITMTAGMGIVHAVQAYVFAKQNAAIAQKTAFAFSRMTVELMNCTQITAATSSQVVFFTTAGNVDGVQRTISVNTNAVTLNSFLLIDNIAAGSSLSYRKFDNTAWTTSNDFSDLAAIDVVLVVKRSGTSAEQYSFNTSITMRNNSVPNAPFPGA; encoded by the coding sequence ATGCCAAATGAGAAAGGGTTCACCCTTATCGAAATCATCGCAACGCTTGTTATTATGGGCTTTATTACGATGACAGCCGGGATGGGAATTGTACATGCGGTTCAAGCATATGTGTTTGCAAAACAAAACGCGGCCATCGCCCAAAAGACGGCTTTTGCCTTCAGCCGGATGACTGTGGAACTGATGAACTGCACTCAAATTACCGCAGCAACATCGTCCCAAGTGGTTTTCTTTACTACCGCCGGAAATGTGGACGGAGTCCAACGTACAATTTCAGTGAATACCAACGCCGTTACATTGAACTCTTTTCTTCTGATAGATAATATCGCTGCAGGTTCAAGTCTCTCCTACAGGAAATTTGACAACACAGCCTGGACAACCAGTAACGATTTTTCGGATTTGGCTGCCATAGATGTGGTTCTGGTTGTTAAACGATCAGGCACGTCAGCTGAACAATATAGTTTTAACACATCAATCACCATGAGAAACAACAGTGTGCCCAACGCCCCCTTCCCCGGAGCCTGA